A single Gammaproteobacteria bacterium DNA region contains:
- a CDS encoding DNA primase → MSRIPQSFLDDLLNRIDIVDVIDARVTLKKTGSNYSACCPFHHEKSPSFTVSPTKQFYHCFGCGAHGTAIRFIMEYERIEFPEAVEQLAASIGLDVPREGGEHVSRDANALLYETLNAAKVAYKQYLKQTPTAIEYLKNRGVNGETAALFEIGYTPEAWDTLFKTANNQTEAIQALLQSGMLIEKENSKNAFYDRFRQRIMFPIRDRRGRTIGFGGRLLVNAENQPKYLNSPETPIFHKGQELFGLYEARSANNKLEQLLVVEGYMDVVMLHQHGINYSVATLGTATTSEHLHLLFRYTDTVVFCFDGDNAGRRAAWRALETSLPLINGSKQVRFLFLPDGEDPDSLVQKETNSVFAQRVFNAQSLPDYLFAHLTEELPLNDAANRARLVEKAKPLLQRIQDGVLKALIVQQLAEKVQLPINTLLNSLGNSLIAPTKPERAARPTEALISTISSPIKPQQPVLVQHQLQMNDVRTAIAVLLAQPTVALQCSESSLEAIQQVQQAGVELLVELIDCVREEPSLSSPALLNRYEDHEHANALYQLALQPLAVHDAETELPGIFMDAINNLVKKAHKQRITELSQRYDQLSDEEKVELQRLS, encoded by the coding sequence ATGAGCCGCATCCCACAATCTTTTCTTGATGACTTATTAAATCGTATTGATATTGTCGATGTGATTGACGCGCGCGTCACACTCAAAAAAACCGGCAGTAATTATTCTGCTTGCTGCCCTTTCCATCATGAAAAATCACCTTCGTTTACGGTCAGCCCCACGAAACAGTTTTATCATTGTTTTGGTTGCGGCGCACACGGCACGGCCATTCGTTTTATTATGGAATATGAGCGCATTGAATTTCCAGAAGCAGTTGAACAACTTGCTGCCTCAATTGGTTTAGATGTTCCGCGCGAAGGCGGCGAACATGTTTCACGCGACGCCAATGCATTACTGTATGAAACATTAAATGCGGCCAAAGTTGCCTATAAACAATATTTGAAACAAACGCCTACAGCCATTGAATATTTAAAAAATCGCGGCGTTAACGGCGAAACCGCCGCATTGTTTGAAATAGGTTATACACCCGAAGCTTGGGATACTTTATTCAAAACCGCCAATAATCAAACCGAAGCAATTCAAGCTTTATTACAAAGCGGCATGTTGATTGAAAAAGAAAATAGTAAAAATGCATTTTATGATCGTTTTCGACAACGCATCATGTTTCCTATTCGCGATCGACGCGGTCGCACCATTGGTTTTGGCGGACGTTTGTTAGTAAACGCAGAGAATCAACCAAAATATTTAAACTCGCCCGAGACGCCTATTTTTCACAAAGGCCAAGAATTATTTGGTTTATACGAAGCCCGCAGCGCCAACAATAAATTAGAACAATTATTAGTCGTTGAAGGTTATATGGATGTCGTCATGCTGCATCAGCATGGCATTAATTATAGCGTCGCGACTTTAGGCACCGCCACTACTAGCGAGCATTTACATTTATTATTCCGTTATACCGATACGGTGGTATTTTGTTTTGATGGCGATAATGCAGGAAGACGCGCCGCGTGGCGTGCATTGGAAACATCATTACCTTTAATCAACGGTAGCAAACAAGTACGTTTTTTATTTTTGCCCGATGGCGAAGATCCAGACTCCTTAGTTCAAAAAGAAACTAACAGTGTATTTGCGCAGCGTGTTTTTAATGCGCAAAGTTTGCCGGATTATTTGTTTGCGCATTTAACCGAAGAGTTACCGCTGAATGACGCGGCTAATCGCGCGCGATTAGTGGAAAAAGCGAAGCCTTTATTGCAACGCATTCAAGATGGCGTTTTAAAAGCCTTAATCGTTCAACAGCTTGCAGAAAAAGTCCAACTACCGATTAATACCTTACTCAATAGTTTAGGCAACAGCTTGATCGCGCCCACGAAACCCGAACGTGCTGCACGTCCCACTGAAGCTTTGATCTCAACTATTAGTTCGCCTATAAAACCTCAACAACCCGTATTAGTACAACATCAATTACAAATGAATGATGTGCGCACCGCGATTGCGGTATTACTCGCACAACCCACAGTTGCCTTGCAATGCAGCGAAAGTAGTTTGGAAGCCATTCAACAAGTTCAGCAAGCAGGTGTGGAATTACTGGTCGAGCTAATTGATTGTGTGCGCGAAGAACCTTCCTTAAGTTCGCCTGCCTTGCTCAATCGTTATGAAGATCATGAACACGCAAATGCTTTATATCAATTAGCACTACAGCCGTTAGCCGTGCACGATGCTGAAACAGAATTACCCGGAATTTTTATGGATGCTATTAACAATCTGGTTAAAAAAGCGCATAAACAACGCATCACCGAACTATCTCAACGTTACGATCAACTGAGCGATGAAGAAAAAGTCGAATTACAGCGTTTGTCTTAA
- a CDS encoding methionine adenosyltransferase, with product MAKNYIFTSESVSEGHPDKMCDQISDAVLDAILAQDPYARVACETLAKTGMVVLAGEITTTANIDYEKIVRETVLSIGYNHSDMGFDGATCAVINALGKQSPDIAQGVDRQKPEDQGAGDQGLMFGFATNETSVLMPAPITYSHLLVRKQAELRKSGKLPWLRPDAKSQVTFRYENGKPVTVEAIVLSTQHSPDISQSELRDAVMEEIIKPVFPGEWLNAKTQYHINPTGQFIIGGPVGDCGLTGRKIIVDTYGGMARHGGGAFSGKDPSKVDRSAAYAGRYVAKNIVAAGLAEQCEIQISYAIGVAQPTSISVDTFGTGKIDDAKIVGLVRDHFDLRPYGIQRMLDLLHPIYQPTASYGHFGREDIALPWERTDKAAILSKAAGV from the coding sequence ATGGCAAAAAACTACATTTTTACTTCCGAATCGGTCTCTGAAGGCCATCCCGACAAAATGTGCGATCAGATTTCAGACGCCGTGTTGGATGCCATCCTCGCGCAAGACCCCTACGCCCGCGTGGCCTGCGAAACCTTGGCCAAAACCGGCATGGTAGTGCTGGCCGGTGAGATCACCACTACCGCCAACATCGACTACGAGAAAATCGTCCGCGAGACGGTTTTAAGCATTGGTTACAACCATTCTGATATGGGTTTTGATGGTGCCACCTGCGCGGTAATTAACGCCTTAGGCAAACAATCCCCCGATATCGCGCAAGGCGTCGATCGTCAAAAACCAGAAGACCAAGGTGCCGGCGATCAAGGTTTGATGTTCGGTTTTGCGACCAATGAAACCAGTGTATTGATGCCCGCTCCGATCACCTATTCGCATTTGTTAGTGCGCAAACAAGCCGAATTACGCAAATCCGGTAAATTGCCATGGTTACGTCCGGATGCCAAAAGCCAAGTCACTTTCCGTTATGAAAATGGTAAGCCTGTCACCGTTGAAGCGATTGTATTGTCCACCCAGCATTCCCCCGATATCAGCCAATCGGAATTGCGCGATGCGGTTATGGAAGAAATCATCAAACCCGTATTTCCTGGCGAATGGTTAAATGCCAAAACTCAATATCATATTAATCCTACCGGCCAATTTATTATTGGCGGCCCGGTGGGTGATTGCGGCTTAACCGGCCGCAAAATTATTGTGGATACTTACGGCGGCATGGCGCGCCACGGCGGCGGCGCTTTTTCCGGTAAAGACCCTTCAAAAGTGGATCGCTCCGCGGCCTATGCGGGTCGTTATGTGGCAAAGAATATTGTTGCTGCCGGTTTAGCCGAACAATGCGAAATCCAAATTAGCTATGCCATCGGGGTCGCGCAACCAACGTCTATCAGCGTTGATACTTTCGGCACAGGTAAAATCGATGACGCTAAAATTGTTGGGCTAGTGCGCGATCATTTTGATTTACGTCCTTACGGCATTCAACGCATGCTCGATTTACTACATCCGATCTATCAACCCACCGCGTCTTATGGCCACTTTGGTCGCGAAGACATTGCCTTGCCTTGGGAGCGTACTGATAAAGCCGCCATCCTAAGCAAAGCTGCAGGAGTATAA
- a CDS encoding adenosylhomocysteinase, giving the protein MQNNTAEKLNPDYAIADIKLADWGRKEIAIAETEMPGLMSTREEYRKAQPLKGARIAGSLHMTIQTAVLIETLVELGAEVRWASCNIYSTQDHAAAAIAARDVPVFAYKGESLEEYWEYTHRIMEWHDGGTPNMILDDGGDATMLAILGSKAEKDISVLNNPGSEEETFLFASIKKHLALKPSGWYTQLAKNIKGVTEETTTGVHRLYQMQKDNTLPFPAINVNDSVTKSKFDNLYGCRESLVDGIKRATDVMIAGKIAIVCGYGDVGKGCAQSLRGLGAVVWVTEIDPICALQAAMEGYRVVTMEDAAAVGDIFVTATGNFHVITHEHLIAMKDQAIVCNIGHFDNEIDIASLKQYQWDNIKPQVDHVIFPNKKRIILLAEGRLVNLGCGTGHPSFVMSNSFTNQTLAQIELWNNNGQYKNQVYILPKILDEKVAALHLGKIGAKLTKLTPTQAKYISVSADGPYKPDHYRY; this is encoded by the coding sequence ATGCAAAACAATACCGCTGAAAAACTAAATCCCGATTACGCCATTGCTGATATCAAATTAGCTGATTGGGGTCGTAAAGAAATTGCTATCGCCGAAACTGAAATGCCGGGGCTTATGTCCACGCGCGAAGAATATCGTAAAGCACAACCTTTAAAAGGTGCGCGCATTGCCGGTTCATTGCATATGACGATTCAAACTGCAGTGTTAATTGAAACACTGGTGGAACTCGGTGCAGAAGTGCGTTGGGCATCGTGCAATATTTATTCTACTCAAGATCACGCAGCAGCAGCCATTGCAGCGCGCGATGTACCCGTTTTTGCTTATAAAGGTGAATCACTGGAAGAATATTGGGAATACACACATCGCATCATGGAATGGCATGACGGCGGCACTCCCAACATGATTCTCGATGATGGCGGCGACGCCACCATGTTAGCGATTTTAGGCTCTAAAGCCGAAAAAGATATTAGCGTGTTAAATAATCCCGGCAGCGAAGAAGAAACTTTTTTATTCGCTTCGATCAAAAAACATTTAGCGCTCAAACCCAGCGGTTGGTACACCCAGTTAGCGAAAAACATTAAAGGCGTTACTGAAGAAACCACTACCGGTGTGCATCGTCTATATCAAATGCAAAAAGATAACACCTTGCCATTCCCCGCAATTAACGTGAATGACTCCGTCACCAAATCTAAATTTGATAATTTATACGGCTGCCGCGAATCTTTGGTTGACGGCATTAAGCGTGCAACCGATGTCATGATCGCCGGTAAAATCGCTATCGTTTGCGGTTACGGTGATGTAGGTAAAGGTTGTGCACAATCATTACGCGGTTTAGGCGCTGTTGTATGGGTCACCGAAATTGATCCGATCTGTGCATTACAAGCAGCAATGGAAGGTTATCGCGTAGTAACGATGGAAGATGCAGCGGCGGTTGGTGATATTTTTGTTACCGCAACTGGTAATTTCCACGTCATCACTCACGAACACTTAATCGCTATGAAAGACCAAGCGATTGTTTGCAATATTGGTCACTTCGATAATGAAATTGATATTGCCAGTCTTAAACAATATCAGTGGGACAATATCAAACCCCAAGTTGATCACGTCATTTTCCCCAACAAAAAACGCATTATCTTGTTAGCAGAAGGCCGCTTAGTGAATTTAGGTTGCGGTACAGGTCATCCGAGTTTTGTAATGTCGAATTCATTTACCAATCAAACGTTGGCGCAAATCGAATTATGGAATAACAACGGTCAATATAAAAACCAAGTGTATATCCTGCCAAAAATTCTTGATGAAAAAGTCGCCGCATTACATTTAGGTAAAATTGGCGCCAAACTAACTAAGCTGACACCAACACAAGCGAAATACATTAGCGTTTCAGCAGATGGTCCTTATAAGCCCGATCATTATCGTTATTAA
- the metF gene encoding methylenetetrahydrofolate reductase [NAD(P)H] has translation MESQRLHVPTFSFEFFPPKTAEGRQKLLKVHSELAALKPRFFSVTFGAGGSTRDRTLETIADIKSAGSDAAPHISCVASSKTEIAELLIHYQQTGIKHLVALRGDMPSGDPARGEFNHANELVEFIRKTTGKDFFIEIAAYPETHPQAHSTEKDLQNFKRKADAGADSAITQYFYNPDSYFYFVERCEKMGINLPIVPGIMPITNYTRLARFSDACGAEIPRWIRKQLEAYGDDEAAIRDFGTEVVTNLCHTLLEAGAPGLHFYTMNQTEPTLALWKNLGL, from the coding sequence ATGGAATCACAACGCCTGCACGTACCGACTTTTAGTTTTGAATTTTTCCCACCCAAAACAGCCGAAGGTCGACAAAAACTCTTAAAAGTACATAGCGAATTAGCCGCATTAAAGCCGCGCTTTTTTTCCGTGACTTTTGGTGCAGGTGGTTCTACTCGCGATCGTACCCTAGAAACCATCGCTGACATTAAAAGCGCCGGCTCCGATGCCGCACCACACATCTCATGTGTCGCGTCTAGCAAAACCGAAATCGCTGAGTTATTAATTCATTATCAACAAACCGGCATTAAACATTTAGTCGCTTTGCGCGGCGACATGCCTTCCGGCGACCCTGCTCGTGGCGAATTTAATCATGCGAATGAATTAGTTGAATTCATTCGCAAAACCACCGGTAAGGATTTTTTTATTGAAATTGCAGCTTATCCAGAAACGCATCCACAAGCACATTCTACTGAAAAAGATTTGCAAAACTTTAAACGCAAAGCAGACGCCGGTGCCGATAGCGCCATCACTCAATATTTTTATAATCCAGATTCCTATTTTTATTTTGTGGAACGCTGCGAAAAAATGGGCATTAATTTACCCATCGTGCCGGGCATTATGCCGATTACTAACTACACGCGCCTGGCACGTTTTTCCGATGCCTGTGGCGCAGAGATTCCGCGTTGGATTCGCAAACAACTTGAAGCCTACGGCGATGACGAAGCCGCGATTCGCGACTTCGGCACCGAAGTAGTTACTAATTTATGTCACACCTTATTAGAAGCAGGTGCGCCGGGATTACATTTTTATACTATGAATCAAACCGAACCGACGTTAGCGTTGTGGAAAAATTTAGGCTTATAA
- a CDS encoding DNA starvation/stationary phase protection protein: protein MDINIGISEQDRKNISHELSKLLTDAYILYLKTHNFHWNVTGTMFQTLHLLFETQYNELALAVDLVAERIRALDFLAPGTYVEYLKLGSIQETTGVPKAVDMIKLLAEGQEAVVRTARAAYPMVQKAFDEASADLLTQRIQLHEKNAWMLRSLLES from the coding sequence ATGGACATCAATATTGGTATTAGTGAGCAAGATCGTAAAAACATCAGCCATGAGCTTTCTAAACTATTGACGGACGCTTATATCTTGTACTTGAAAACGCATAATTTCCATTGGAATGTGACGGGAACTATGTTTCAAACCTTGCATTTATTGTTTGAAACTCAGTACAACGAATTAGCTTTAGCCGTTGATTTGGTTGCAGAGCGTATTCGTGCTTTAGATTTTCTGGCGCCGGGTACTTATGTAGAATATTTGAAGTTAGGTTCTATTCAAGAAACCACGGGTGTACCTAAAGCCGTTGATATGATTAAATTATTGGCAGAAGGTCAAGAAGCGGTGGTTCGTACTGCGCGCGCAGCCTATCCGATGGTGCAAAAAGCATTTGATGAAGCGAGTGCAGATTTGTTAACTCAGCGCATTCAGTTGCATGAAAAGAATGCGTGGATGTTGCGGAGTTTACTAGAGAGTTAA
- a CDS encoding adenosylmethionine--8-amino-7-oxononanoate transaminase — protein MNNQQLIERDLAVLWHPCTQMKDHEWLPLVPIQSAQGVWLHDFDGNRYLDAVSSWWVNLFGHNNPRINASIQQQLHTLEHVMLAGFSHEPAIKLAERLIALAPPGLHRVFYADNGSAAVEVALKMSFHYWKNSGQTQRTKFITLANSYHGETLGALAVGDVALYKDTYAPLLMEVITAPSPDCFYCEAGESWEAYSLKQFTKMEALLAEHHQHTCAVIVEPLVQCAGSMRMYHPIYLTKLREACDRYHVHLIADEIAVGFGRTGTLFACEQANITPDFMCLSKGLTGGYLPLSAVLTRESIYAAFYDDYAAQKAFLHSHSYTGNALACSAALATLDIFSTDDVLLSNQNKSRLLHAAVADLVDHSQVAEIRQHGMILAIELIKDKANRTPFPAAERRGLKVYQHALKNEVLLRPLGNVIYFMPPYIISEAEIRQLGSVAKNSIAFALKD, from the coding sequence ATGAATAATCAACAACTGATCGAACGCGATCTTGCCGTCCTCTGGCATCCTTGCACCCAAATGAAAGATCATGAATGGCTGCCTTTAGTGCCGATTCAATCTGCACAAGGTGTGTGGTTGCATGATTTTGATGGCAATCGTTATTTAGATGCGGTGAGTTCTTGGTGGGTAAATTTATTTGGGCATAATAACCCTCGTATTAATGCCTCGATTCAACAACAGTTACACACGCTAGAACATGTCATGCTCGCGGGTTTCAGTCATGAGCCTGCCATTAAACTCGCCGAACGTTTAATCGCGCTCGCACCTCCCGGTTTGCATCGCGTATTTTATGCAGACAACGGTTCTGCAGCCGTTGAAGTCGCGTTAAAAATGAGTTTTCACTATTGGAAAAATAGTGGCCAAACCCAACGCACTAAATTTATTACGTTAGCAAATAGTTATCACGGCGAAACCTTAGGTGCATTAGCCGTGGGTGATGTAGCTTTATATAAAGATACCTACGCACCTTTATTGATGGAAGTGATTACTGCGCCGTCACCGGATTGTTTTTATTGTGAGGCAGGCGAAAGCTGGGAAGCTTACAGCTTAAAACAATTCACCAAGATGGAAGCGTTATTAGCCGAGCATCATCAACACACTTGCGCGGTGATTGTAGAACCCTTAGTACAATGCGCGGGTAGTATGCGCATGTATCATCCTATTTATTTAACTAAATTGCGCGAGGCTTGCGATCGTTATCACGTGCATTTAATCGCGGATGAAATTGCCGTGGGCTTTGGCCGTACAGGTACTTTATTTGCCTGTGAGCAAGCTAACATCACGCCTGATTTTATGTGTTTATCTAAAGGTTTAACTGGCGGTTATTTGCCATTATCAGCCGTGTTAACTCGTGAATCTATTTACGCCGCTTTTTACGATGATTACGCGGCCCAAAAAGCATTTTTGCATTCGCATAGTTACACCGGCAATGCACTTGCCTGTAGCGCAGCGCTCGCTACTTTGGATATTTTTTCAACTGATGATGTGTTATTGAGCAATCAAAATAAATCTCGTTTATTGCATGCTGCGGTGGCTGATTTAGTCGACCATTCGCAGGTAGCTGAAATACGTCAACACGGCATGATATTGGCGATTGAATTGATTAAAGATAAAGCTAACCGCACACCTTTCCCTGCCGCAGAACGCCGTGGTTTAAAAGTTTATCAACACGCGTTAAAGAACGAGGTTTTATTGCGACCATTAGGGAATGTCATTTATTTTATGCCGCCTTACATTATTAGCGAAGCAGAAATAAGACAATTAGGCAGCGTCGCTAAAAACAGCATCGCTTTTGCTCTTAAAGACTAA
- a CDS encoding 16S rRNA (uracil(1498)-N(3))-methyltransferase, producing MRNTRVYLPTPLHAGETVNLDERARHHLVTVLRFESGMSCNIFDGQGNEYSATLEVKGKHAHALLQSKIISPRESPLALHLGQGICRNDRMDWVTQKAVELGVQRITPIITERTQTRMDVKRETKRMEHWQAIIIAACEQSGRCYLPTLHAPLNVPEWLDACTNLDACLLLDPQGAQTVQSLPTNITSAALFIGPEGGLSDKEREAAYQQNWQGLRLGPRILRTETAALTGISILQARWGDFI from the coding sequence ATGCGCAACACTCGTGTTTATTTACCAACGCCATTACACGCTGGTGAAACAGTTAATCTAGATGAACGCGCGCGCCATCATCTGGTAACGGTGTTGCGTTTTGAATCTGGAATGAGTTGCAACATCTTCGATGGCCAGGGTAATGAATACAGTGCGACTTTAGAAGTAAAAGGCAAACATGCACACGCATTATTGCAAAGTAAGATTATTTCTCCGCGCGAATCACCGCTAGCCTTGCATCTCGGTCAAGGCATTTGCCGCAATGATCGTATGGACTGGGTGACTCAAAAAGCAGTCGAACTAGGCGTGCAACGTATCACGCCCATCATTACTGAGCGCACTCAAACACGCATGGATGTTAAGCGCGAAACCAAACGAATGGAACATTGGCAAGCGATTATAATTGCTGCGTGTGAACAATCAGGTCGTTGTTATTTGCCTACATTGCACGCACCATTAAATGTGCCCGAATGGCTAGATGCGTGCACGAATTTAGATGCGTGTTTATTACTTGATCCACAAGGCGCGCAGACTGTGCAATCATTGCCGACCAACATAACATCGGCGGCATTATTTATTGGGCCAGAAGGTGGCTTAAGCGATAAAGAACGTGAGGCGGCGTATCAACAAAATTGGCAAGGTTTACGTTTAGGGCCGCGTATTTTGCGCACAGAAACGGCTGCGTTAACCGGCATTAGCATTTTGCAAGCACGCTGGGGAGATTTTATTTAA
- a CDS encoding chemotaxis protein CheW: protein MSDTIQCMLLSMYEQQLLLPASVVVDIINGRELDIVVDAQGGLIGKVQWRGWTVPLLSFEAAVGDTIPKFNMQTKAIVLHALSEDDEELLPYIALTAQKDPTPLVLGEAQLKVVDYGEHSSHGLVNMNIQINGDIIAAIPNFEALMTYTHRYWQ from the coding sequence ATGAGCGACACCATACAATGTATGTTACTAAGCATGTATGAACAACAATTGTTGTTACCTGCAAGCGTGGTGGTAGATATTATTAACGGCCGCGAATTGGATATCGTCGTGGATGCGCAAGGTGGTTTGATTGGTAAAGTGCAGTGGCGAGGATGGACTGTACCCTTGTTATCGTTTGAAGCGGCAGTTGGCGATACTATTCCTAAATTTAATATGCAAACTAAAGCCATCGTCTTGCATGCGTTGTCAGAAGATGACGAGGAATTGTTACCCTATATTGCATTAACGGCGCAAAAAGATCCTACGCCTTTAGTATTAGGTGAAGCGCAGTTAAAAGTAGTGGACTATGGCGAACACAGCAGTCATGGTTTAGTGAACATGAATATTCAAATCAATGGCGATATTATTGCTGCGATCCCTAACTTCGAAGCATTGATGACCTATACACATCGTTATTGGCAATAA